One stretch of Amycolatopsis tolypomycina DNA includes these proteins:
- a CDS encoding ABC transporter permease encodes MNALAKGISDGGIVTWRNLMNVRRNPDWLMAATLQPIMFVLLFAYVFGNAIGGEAGGAAYREFLIAGIFAQTVAFNSAFTVIGFANDLQKGIIDRFRSLPMSRIAVVLGRTTSDLVVSVVALVVMSACGLLVGWRIRGSFWDALLGYLVMLMFAWALSWVGALIGLAARSVEVAQSAGLIWMFPLSFISSAFVPTDTLPAFLKAIADWNPFTAVINATRDLFGNRFGAPPTGWPAENAALYAILCCIAIIAVFAPLATARYRRVASK; translated from the coding sequence GTGAACGCGCTCGCGAAGGGCATTTCCGACGGCGGCATCGTCACGTGGCGCAACCTGATGAACGTCCGCCGCAACCCCGACTGGCTGATGGCGGCCACCCTGCAGCCGATCATGTTCGTGTTGTTGTTCGCGTACGTCTTCGGCAACGCGATCGGCGGCGAAGCGGGCGGCGCGGCGTACCGCGAGTTCCTCATCGCCGGGATCTTCGCCCAGACGGTGGCGTTCAACTCGGCGTTCACGGTCATCGGCTTCGCCAACGACCTGCAGAAGGGCATCATCGACCGGTTCCGCTCGCTGCCGATGTCCCGGATCGCGGTGGTCCTCGGCCGCACGACGTCGGACCTGGTGGTCAGCGTGGTGGCGCTGGTCGTGATGTCGGCGTGCGGGCTGCTGGTGGGCTGGCGCATCCGCGGCAGTTTCTGGGACGCGCTGCTCGGCTACCTGGTGATGCTGATGTTCGCGTGGGCCCTGTCGTGGGTGGGCGCGCTCATCGGCCTGGCGGCGCGCAGCGTGGAGGTCGCGCAGAGCGCGGGGCTGATCTGGATGTTCCCGCTGAGCTTCATCTCCTCGGCGTTCGTCCCGACGGACACGCTCCCGGCGTTCCTGAAGGCGATCGCGGACTGGAACCCGTTCACGGCGGTGATCAACGCGACGCGGGACCTGTTCGGCAACCGGTTCGGCGCCCCGCCGACGGGCTGGCCGGCGGAGAACGCGGCGCTGTACGCGATCCTGTGCTGCATCGCGATCATCGCGGTCTTCGCACCGCTGGCGACGGCGCGGTACCGCCGGGTGGCGAGCAAGTAG
- a CDS encoding nitroreductase/quinone reductase family protein, translating into MTAVNAREGDIRETNRRVIEQFRAGGEVDGMHRERLALLTTTGRVSGEAHTTPMMVHRDGDRWLVVASNVGAPRHPDWYLNLEADARVHVEVDGRAFDAEALPLLGADYVRTWTVLEREYPFLADHQAKARQAKRVIPVVELSEED; encoded by the coding sequence GTGACCGCGGTGAACGCCCGGGAGGGGGACATCCGGGAGACCAACCGCCGGGTGATCGAGCAGTTCCGCGCGGGCGGCGAGGTCGACGGCATGCACCGCGAGCGCCTGGCCCTGCTGACGACGACGGGCCGGGTTTCGGGCGAGGCCCACACGACCCCGATGATGGTCCACCGCGACGGGGACCGGTGGCTGGTGGTGGCGTCGAACGTGGGCGCGCCCCGGCACCCGGACTGGTACCTGAACCTGGAAGCCGACGCGCGGGTGCACGTCGAGGTGGACGGGCGTGCCTTCGACGCGGAGGCGCTGCCGCTGCTCGGCGCGGACTACGTGCGGACCTGGACGGTGCTGGAGCGGGAGTACCCGTTCCTGGCGGACCACCAGGCGAAGGCCCGGCAGGCGAAACGGGTGATCCCGGTCGTGGAGCTGTCCGAAGAGGACTGA
- a CDS encoding DUF6069 family protein codes for MSDYYGNQPQDVRPGIDARRLWAGGVATAVVAALLAVVGLLIARGIFEVEVLAPKGEGVWGNASTTTYALVAAAVALLATGLMHLLSVATPAPSQFFGWIMVLVTLIAVVLPLTLTVAPSAKIATAVINLVIGLVIAAVVNSMAASARTLHRRRSQQSAAPPPPTRQQWTQQDPPTRYYDR; via the coding sequence ATGTCCGACTACTACGGGAACCAGCCCCAGGACGTCCGCCCGGGGATCGACGCGCGCCGCCTGTGGGCGGGCGGCGTGGCCACGGCGGTGGTCGCGGCCCTGCTCGCGGTCGTCGGGCTGCTGATCGCCCGCGGGATCTTCGAGGTCGAAGTGCTGGCCCCAAAAGGCGAGGGCGTCTGGGGCAACGCGAGCACCACGACGTACGCGCTGGTCGCCGCCGCGGTGGCCCTGCTCGCCACCGGGCTGATGCACCTGCTGAGCGTGGCGACGCCGGCGCCGTCCCAGTTCTTCGGCTGGATCATGGTGCTGGTTACGCTGATCGCGGTGGTGCTGCCGCTGACCCTGACGGTCGCGCCGAGCGCGAAGATCGCCACGGCCGTCATCAACCTCGTCATCGGGCTCGTCATCGCCGCGGTGGTCAACAGCATGGCGGCCAGCGCCCGCACCCTGCACCGGCGCCGCAGCCAGCAGAGCGCGGCACCGCCGCCGCCGACCCGGCAGCAGTGGACCCAGCAGGATCCGCCGACCCGGTACTACGACCGGTGA
- a CDS encoding SDR family NAD(P)-dependent oxidoreductase — translation MTTAQHKIGSGFGATTTAAEAVAGVDLTGKLAVVTGGYSGIGLETTRALTGAGAHVVVPARRRETAQEALAGIDDVEVGELDLGDLESVRAFAERFLATGRRIDLLIANAGIMACPETRVGPGWEAQFATNHLGHFALVNRLWPAVTEGARVVSLSSRGHHYSPIRWDDVHFERGYEKWQAYGQAKTANVLFAVRLDELGAEKDVHAFALHPGGIMTPLQRHLPREEMIERGWIDEAGNYLMEFKTPEQGAATTVWAATSPQLAGLGGLYLEDCDVAELAPEDAEGLADSGVRRYAVDRAQAERLWTLSAQLTGVDAFARP, via the coding sequence ATGACCACCGCACAGCACAAGATCGGATCGGGCTTCGGCGCCACCACCACCGCCGCCGAGGCCGTCGCAGGCGTCGACCTCACCGGGAAGCTCGCCGTCGTCACCGGCGGGTACTCCGGGATCGGCCTCGAAACCACCCGCGCGCTGACCGGCGCCGGCGCCCACGTCGTCGTCCCGGCCCGCCGCCGCGAGACCGCCCAGGAAGCGCTCGCCGGCATCGACGACGTCGAGGTCGGCGAGCTGGACCTGGGCGACCTCGAGAGCGTCCGCGCGTTCGCCGAACGCTTCCTCGCCACCGGACGGCGGATCGACCTCCTCATCGCCAACGCCGGCATCATGGCCTGCCCGGAGACCCGCGTCGGGCCGGGCTGGGAGGCCCAGTTCGCCACCAACCACCTCGGCCACTTCGCGCTGGTCAACCGGCTGTGGCCGGCGGTCACCGAGGGTGCCCGCGTGGTTTCGCTGTCCTCGCGCGGCCACCACTACTCGCCGATCCGCTGGGACGACGTCCACTTCGAGCGCGGCTACGAGAAGTGGCAGGCCTACGGCCAGGCGAAGACGGCGAACGTGCTCTTCGCGGTCCGGCTCGACGAGCTGGGCGCCGAGAAGGACGTCCACGCGTTCGCGCTGCACCCCGGCGGCATCATGACGCCGCTGCAGCGGCACCTGCCGCGGGAAGAAATGATCGAACGCGGCTGGATCGACGAGGCCGGCAACTACCTGATGGAGTTCAAGACGCCCGAGCAGGGCGCGGCGACCACCGTGTGGGCCGCCACCTCGCCCCAGCTGGCCGGGCTCGGCGGGCTGTACCTGGAGGACTGCGACGTCGCCGAGCTCGCGCCGGAGGACGCCGAGGGCCTGGCCGACTCCGGGGTCCGCCGGTACGCCGTCGACCGCGCGCAGGCCGAGCGCCTCTGGACGCTGTCGGCGCAGCTCACCGGCGTGGACGCCTTCGCGCGGCCCTGA
- a CDS encoding serine/threonine-protein kinase, translating to MIFRRLPGAGPGYLAPVADEAGRTGRPPTDDGAGVTCGRYALGEFAITPRRALDDERPPGLLGGRYEVGRLIGSGGTARVYRAYDTRLNREVAVKIYDRDAVAVDQRRRLREMTIQGSISHPGVVALLDSGTEHGRTYLVMQLVEGENLAERLLGGPLPVAEVLALADGLAEALAHVHARRIVHRDLKPANVFLSVNGPLIGDFGIAHALDATHITGTGLIPGTAAYLAPEQVSGEPAGPPADVYALGLILLECLTGEREYPGTMVEAAMARLTRPPRVPEDLPAALAYTLRRMTQREPADRPAAAKVPDMLHAPPPTLPWSRPGRSPRWRRRPVSGLPAAAGPARPPVEGAARHDSTPVPVAGSHDVAAAAPVDSRKRRRLAAAAGLTAAAVAAAAAVLLVEQETSSSTPAQPPAADSSVAPATTSSSTPPTATGTLLPRSGSGGSDPQPTTSGPASLEPAAVTDETSVPPSEQSKPGKPEKTENPGKGKGKGPGHDS from the coding sequence GTGATCTTCCGACGTTTGCCGGGCGCGGGGCCGGGGTACCTGGCGCCCGTGGCCGACGAAGCCGGGAGAACGGGGCGCCCGCCGACGGACGACGGGGCGGGGGTCACGTGCGGCCGTTACGCACTCGGCGAATTCGCCATCACCCCGCGCCGGGCCCTCGACGACGAGCGCCCGCCGGGTCTGCTGGGCGGCCGCTACGAGGTCGGCAGGCTGATCGGCAGCGGCGGCACGGCCCGCGTCTACCGGGCCTACGACACCCGGCTGAACCGCGAGGTCGCCGTCAAGATCTACGACCGTGACGCGGTCGCCGTGGACCAGCGGCGCCGGCTGCGCGAGATGACGATCCAGGGCAGCATCAGCCATCCCGGCGTGGTGGCGCTGCTCGACAGCGGCACCGAGCACGGCCGCACGTACCTGGTGATGCAGCTCGTCGAGGGCGAGAACCTCGCGGAGCGGCTGCTGGGCGGCCCGCTGCCGGTGGCGGAGGTGCTGGCGCTGGCCGACGGCCTCGCCGAGGCGCTCGCCCACGTCCACGCGCGGCGCATAGTGCACCGCGACCTGAAGCCGGCCAACGTGTTCCTGTCCGTGAACGGCCCGCTGATCGGCGACTTCGGCATCGCCCACGCCCTCGACGCCACCCACATCACGGGCACCGGCCTGATCCCGGGCACGGCGGCGTACCTGGCGCCCGAGCAGGTGTCCGGCGAGCCCGCCGGGCCCCCGGCGGACGTGTACGCGCTGGGCCTGATCCTGCTGGAGTGCCTGACGGGCGAACGGGAGTACCCGGGCACGATGGTCGAGGCGGCGATGGCCCGGCTGACCCGGCCGCCCCGCGTCCCGGAGGACCTGCCCGCCGCCTTGGCGTACACGCTGCGCCGGATGACGCAGCGCGAACCGGCCGACCGGCCCGCGGCCGCGAAGGTGCCGGACATGCTGCACGCCCCGCCGCCGACGCTGCCGTGGAGCAGGCCGGGCCGCAGCCCGCGGTGGCGTCGCCGTCCGGTCTCCGGCCTGCCGGCGGCCGCCGGTCCGGCCCGTCCGCCGGTCGAGGGCGCGGCGCGCCACGACTCGACCCCGGTCCCTGTCGCGGGCTCCCACGACGTCGCCGCCGCGGCGCCCGTTGACAGCCGGAAGCGCCGCCGGCTGGCCGCCGCGGCCGGGCTGACCGCCGCCGCGGTGGCCGCCGCGGCCGCCGTCCTGCTGGTCGAGCAGGAGACGAGCTCCAGCACACCGGCGCAGCCGCCGGCCGCCGACTCGTCGGTCGCCCCGGCCACGACGTCGTCGTCGACCCCGCCCACCGCCACCGGCACCCTCCTGCCGCGCTCCGGCTCCGGCGGCTCGGATCCGCAGCCGACGACCAGCGGGCCGGCGTCGCTCGAACCCGCCGCCGTCACCGACGAGACCTCGGTCCCGCCGAGCGAGCAGTCGAAGCCGGGGAAGCCGGAAAAGACCGAAAACCCGGGCAAGGGCAAAGGCAAGGGCCCCGGTCACGACTCCTGA
- a CDS encoding YciI family protein, whose protein sequence is MEFFCYHRDRPGSAALRQETLEAHWSYMDRYAARMIARGPTLAADGTPTGSVHVLDLPDPAAARAFAFDEPTYQAGGYRDVLLRRWRNVLGTTMGDSPGEPAGYLVLGLGEGAPADVDRPDGHDLVAYGPLLSDDGATWLGTAALVRAATPAAARALLTEDRYAAVEVHTWRFGGRVTAGPAT, encoded by the coding sequence ATGGAGTTCTTCTGCTACCACCGCGACCGCCCCGGTTCGGCGGCGTTGCGGCAGGAAACGCTCGAAGCGCACTGGTCCTATATGGACCGGTACGCGGCCCGGATGATCGCCCGCGGCCCGACCCTGGCCGCCGACGGCACCCCGACCGGCAGCGTGCACGTCCTCGACCTGCCGGACCCGGCCGCGGCCCGGGCGTTCGCCTTCGACGAGCCCACCTACCAGGCCGGCGGGTACCGGGACGTCCTGCTGCGCCGGTGGCGGAACGTCCTCGGGACGACCATGGGGGACTCCCCCGGCGAGCCGGCCGGCTACCTGGTCCTCGGCCTCGGCGAAGGTGCGCCCGCCGACGTCGACCGCCCGGACGGCCATGACCTCGTCGCGTACGGGCCGCTCCTGTCCGACGACGGCGCCACCTGGCTCGGCACGGCCGCGCTGGTCCGGGCGGCCACCCCGGCCGCGGCCCGCGCGCTCCTCACCGAGGACCGCTACGCCGCCGTCGAAGTGCACACCTGGCGGTTCGGCGGGCGGGTCACCGCAGGTCCAGCCACATGA
- a CDS encoding GNAT family N-acetyltransferase, with protein MIREARAGDWPALWPIIHDVVTEQRTFAYDPAMTEDAARRMWLLAPPARVVVALDGDRVTGTANMYANRPGPGSHVASGSLMVAKEARGTGVGRALTTDMIDWARRSGFAAIQFNAVVDVNVAAVRLYESLGFVTLGTAPGAFRHPDAGDVGLRIMWLDLR; from the coding sequence GTGATCCGCGAAGCCCGCGCCGGCGACTGGCCCGCGCTCTGGCCGATCATCCACGACGTCGTCACCGAGCAGCGGACGTTCGCCTACGACCCGGCGATGACCGAGGACGCCGCGCGGCGGATGTGGCTGCTCGCCCCGCCCGCCCGGGTGGTCGTCGCCCTCGACGGCGACCGGGTCACGGGGACGGCGAACATGTACGCCAACCGGCCGGGGCCCGGCAGCCATGTCGCGTCCGGCAGCTTGATGGTGGCGAAGGAGGCGCGCGGCACCGGAGTGGGCCGGGCGCTCACGACGGACATGATCGACTGGGCCCGGCGAAGCGGCTTCGCGGCGATCCAGTTCAACGCGGTCGTCGACGTGAACGTGGCGGCGGTCCGGTTGTACGAGAGCCTGGGGTTCGTGACGCTCGGAACGGCGCCCGGCGCCTTCCGCCACCCGGACGCCGGGGATGTCGGGCTGCGGATCATGTGGCTGGACCTGCGGTGA
- a CDS encoding SIR2 family NAD-dependent protein deacylase codes for MDGKLIDRIRGARRIAALTGAGISTASGIPDYRGPEGVWTRTPSAVNAFTLENFMAGSAVRREFWRAYADHAAWRAEPNAAHRALAELDTAGVAVRVLTQNVDGLHQRAGLAARKVLELHGSMHTTRCTGCAAGFPTTEILAADDEDPACPRCGGILKLDVVLFGQLLDGDVLGQARTIAAASGLFLAIGSSLQVEPAASLCTVAVRAGATLVVVNRDPTPYDDDAAFVLREDIEAVVPELCAAVTR; via the coding sequence ATGGACGGCAAACTCATCGACCGGATCCGCGGCGCCCGGCGGATCGCCGCGCTGACCGGGGCGGGCATCTCCACCGCGTCCGGGATTCCCGACTACCGCGGTCCCGAAGGCGTCTGGACGCGCACGCCGAGCGCCGTCAACGCCTTCACGCTCGAGAACTTCATGGCCGGCTCCGCGGTGCGCCGCGAATTCTGGCGCGCGTACGCCGACCATGCCGCCTGGCGGGCCGAACCGAACGCGGCCCACCGCGCGCTGGCGGAGCTGGACACCGCGGGCGTCGCCGTCCGCGTGCTCACCCAGAACGTCGACGGCCTGCACCAGCGGGCCGGGCTCGCCGCGCGCAAGGTCCTCGAACTGCACGGCAGCATGCACACCACGCGGTGCACCGGGTGCGCGGCCGGGTTCCCGACCACGGAGATCCTCGCGGCGGACGACGAAGACCCGGCGTGCCCGCGATGTGGCGGGATTCTCAAGCTCGACGTTGTCCTCTTCGGACAGTTGCTCGACGGCGATGTCCTCGGTCAGGCCCGGACCATCGCGGCGGCCAGCGGGCTCTTCCTGGCGATCGGCAGTTCGCTGCAGGTGGAGCCGGCGGCGTCGCTGTGCACGGTCGCCGTGCGGGCCGGGGCGACGCTGGTCGTCGTCAACCGCGACCCGACGCCTTATGACGACGACGCCGCCTTCGTGCTGCGGGAAGACATCGAGGCCGTCGTGCCGGAACTCTGCGCGGCGGTGACGCGGTGA